GTGATTTAAGGGGAGTTTGTATGAACTTGTACCAGACTACAGTAAGTCTGAGCTGTGACTGTATCAGCCGGGGAGGGGTGGGTTAAAGGAATTACCTAAGTCTGTCAACACGTTAGCATCTGAGCTGGGGAGTGGagtggtgtctgtctgtctgggaaGATCAGGCAGAGCAGCAAGGACACAGTGctcaagaacttttcttttcctctcagggCCAATGCAGCCTTCCCATCCATTCCCCACCTCGTTTCCCGGCAATGGTCTAACCAGTTCTCTACCTCATGTTAAAGGTTTCCACAAATGAATTCTCTTCCGTGAAACAGACTGGCACAGGAATTCCTGACAGCTGACATTTTGCTTCCTCTTACTTATTCTAGCTTTGTCCTCAATCAAGCCACACCTGTTTGACTGTTCTCCAAAATGAACATACACTGTCCTCACTTACCTTCTTCCTTAAATGACCTTAATCTAGCTCCTCCTCATTTACCTCAAACTTTGGTactgaatattaaatatttttgataTGTTTTTATAAGTAATGTTTTGGATATTGCTCACTTTGTCATCATTTGTGTATTTATATAAAGTCATCAATTTTAATACATAGAGGAGTCTAATAATGGTGTGAAAGATGTAAAAAAATACTTCATGGTTTTAAAACAAAAGTGCAAACCAATTCAAGTTCTCTTTCCTTTCACTATAAACAAGAGAATTACATTCTGTACAATTTAAgacattgaattctttttttatttttataaaaagaacacTTGAATGTTGTTAATACTCACTGAGTAGTTGACTCAACTTGAAGAGCTTTGGTGTCTACGGGGTCATGGTTAACGTTCCCTGAGGCCTTGCTATGCTCAGGCTGGTCCAAGAACTCGTGTCTTCAGGCTGTCAGGCCTCAGACCTCCTACGTTAGAACCTGCATTTTAGCTGCATTTAGCTGGGAAATCCTTCTTATGTGCTTAAGTCTGAGGAGCATCAGTACAAATCTTCAGTCATGGAAATGTCAGAAGAAATGAGGTAGGGTCTCCTCAAATgagtctcctttctccttttgggAAAGGCTCAGAGGGCAAAGAAGATAAAATATGTCCATATCATCTCTGAGTGTGTTGCCTATGAAAGGTACAAATAAAATGAGACCCCCAAGTACACTAGACATCTATTTTGTAGCTAAGTTGTTACAAGTCACAATAGGACTTAGTGGCAAAAGTAATTTAATGTTCTAAGGAATAAGTATATCGTGTAAAAGAAACAAGAACATTTCAATCTATACCTGGTACTCAAGAAGAACCTGGGAAAAGGCctaaaagtaatatatattatatattgtgtataatatatcatatacatatacataatgcatAAATACACAATATAttctacataatatatattatgtaataggCCACTTTACTAAGCCTGCAACCTGAGCCTGATAGTGCAATGTCTACAGGGTATAAAAGAAGCCTATGTGAGTTCCCTAATTTCCCTGGGCCAAGTggcctgtgtgtatgtatgttttatatattatatgtatatattatacatataacatatatatgacacacacatacgtgtgtgtgtgtgtgtatatatatatatatatatatatatatatatatattattcctcCAAAACTTGaccttaaaaaaacagaaaaattggggctgggaatatggcctggtggcaagagtgctcgcctcacatacatgaagccctgggttcgattcctcagcaccacatatacagaaaaggccagtggcactgtggctcaagtggtagagtgctagccttgagaaaaaagaagccagggatagtgctcaggccctgagttcaagccccaggacaggcaaaaaaaaaaaacgattagAAACTGCTAATAGTTCTTCAAAGAGACTATAAAAAATTGGGGACGGATGATCActatatatttcaaaaaaattaaatgtagataTATAATAAATTTAGTCCTGTTAGTATTTATTGTGCTACCGATGTGTACTGTTGGGCTGTTATAACGCTTGAAAAAACGGAAATAGCCATAACAGAcatggtgtgtgcctgtgtgtctgaGGTCCTCCAAAAGGAAAGTTATGATCTCATGAAAATACACCTTCACAATGAGAAAGGCAGGCCTCACACACCTCAATCATAAAACTCAACTGGAGTTATAATTAGTAAACCCATCAATACTTTCcgaaaaggaaacaggaaaaacaaaaacataatttgGGAAGAATCAAAACTTCTTTAATAAATATTCTTAAAGTCACTACTTGTTTGCGTTGTCCAGTGTTTATAGCTATTAAGGGAAGATACCTATGAGATACTTATGAGAAGAAATCCATAATACATATTTTTCTGCAACAGAgaatttgagctgggcactggggacTGGCAACTGTAaacctatctattcaggaggctgagatctggaggatcttggttctaagccagcctgagcagaaaactccCAAGAGACTCCTCTCCAAAACTGATCAGCAAGAcagtggggttggaggtgtggctcaaatggttgggTGTAGCCAaggaagcatgaggtcctgagttcaagctccaggactggccaatcagTGGTTATGCCTGCATGTTATTTATTGGTTTTGTGAAACCACCCTGAACCTATCTATCCAATGTTCCCTAGGCCTTTGTTATTTATATGCAACTCCTGAGAAAACCAGCTTATGTGAGCTTACAGGTTAGTAGGGAAAACGAGACCCTTTTAGGGAATAAATATCTGACAATCACTAGACATGATTTAGAAGTCTTTTATGGTCACACTGCAGGACAAGCCTCACTCCCATGGGAACCGAATTTAAATGAAGTGTGCTTTGGAAAAGTATCTGTATCTGCTTCCCTGTGAGAACCCCTTACTTTGAGTTGCCTTTTCCCATGTTTAAATATGTAGCTCATAGGTCTAGAAACATTTTGAGGGACTACAGGTAGCTGATTTTTCATCAAGAAACACTGGAAGTTTCCATTTGACAGGTTAGCTATTTAAAGCCATGGTCAAGTTCATAGGAGTGGGCAGTTTCCTTATAGGAAACAATTCCAAGCACTAAGTGGCTCTCCTCCACTAACATTTACAGCAACCAACCATATATGACCTTGAAGTCATACACAGCAGGAGGGTTACTGGCTGTGGGGAGGGGAGCACTAAGTGTACAGCCACTAGAGTTTCAAGAAGGACAACAGTGTATTGGTGGAGATATATACATCAATTAGTATTTCCCTAAGTtttattactttttgttgttgttgttgtttcaaggGAATAGcttaagcacaaaataaaatacatgccaGTCCATCATCTACAGGTTCTTCATCCTGGCCATGAGGTCTTCCAAGCTTTCGCCAGAATCTTCCACTGCTACTTCAGGCCCAGAGGCTTGATGCTATCCACAGAAGAGGGAAACATGTAAGCAAAGAATGCTGCGAAGTTCTTTGTGCTGAGAATAAGCTTTAACCAAACTTAAAAAGATTACAGAGGTTTTCTCTAGTAGACATGCTCTAAAATTGCTAGGAGAAACATTGCCCATTCCCACAAAGGTTCTGTAGGTTTCTTCACAAAGGTTCTGTAGGTTTTTCTACCAGCAGAGTTTTAAATGGTATCACAGCTAAAATAACCAGTCCCCCCCTGCCCCCTGAAAAAAACCTCAGTTAAAAAtttattataggggctggggatatggcctagtggcaagagagcttgcctcgtatacatgaggccctgggttcgattccccagcaccacatatacagaaaacggccagaagtggcgctgtggctcaagtggcagagtgctagccttgagcaaaaggaagccagggacagtgctcaggccctgagtccaaggcccaggactggcccaaaaaaaaaaaaaaaaattattatactaCTGGCACTACCGGCACCAGTAACTCACacttgtgatcttagctactcaggagactgagatctgaggactacagttcaaagccagcccaggcagaaaagtcccagtgagacttttatctccaatgaaccaccagaaaacaggaagtggtgctgtggctcaagtggtagagtgacagccttgagcacaaagaggttcagtgacagcatccaggccctgagttcaagccccacagctgacaaaaaataaaaaattaagcatTTTGTCTGTCTTCAAAGAACTCCAAGTGAGTCATGCCAAAACCTCCATATTAACAAGGAACATCCCTTTCTGTCTCCttatctctcttccccccttGCTCACTCACTCTCTTACCTTAATGACTATGCTATAACATATCCACCGCAAGGGCTATTACACTAGCTCTACAAGACCAgaggaggacaaaggaggaaAACCCACATCCTCCTTACATGATGAGACTGACAATGAGTGAACCAGATTTTAGAAGTACCTGTTTGGGAATCGTGTATGCTACTGTAATTCCTTCAGGTAAGTCAGGAACTGGACCTGAAGAGCTTTTTAGTTCCTGTTCTGAAATCTCAGACACCAGCTCTATACCTGTGgaatataattttgaaaagacTTCATCAAGGCAGTCATTATTCATAATCTGTTTAGTCTTCTATTCCTAGCACGTAAAATTTTACGTTATGCTACAACTATGTATAAAAGAACACCTACCCCACTCATTGTCTTCATGCActatctcctcctcttcctggacGACCTCCTTTGTGGGCAGTGAAGCCGCCTTCCTCTGTAGAAATCGAACAGAGCCAGTTTttactttctcatttctctgaAACATGCGAGATTCACCCAGGCTTTCTATCATAGTGACACCAAAAAAGGACTTTAAAAATACGCTAAAAGTATAAAACTCCAGAACTCAAtggatacacacatgcacaataagcatatatgtgtgtgtgtgtgtgtgcatttatatgtatacaggtatacacttacacacacatatagaacaTGACTAACCATGGGACTAtgtaggaggaggagaggaagggaaagtatTGTGAAATACAGTGCAATTGTGTATAAAGACAGCATAAAGAACTTCAATAAAAGCTGTTGATCAATAGAAAATCAGGGTGGGAGagtgggggggaagagaaagaaaaagagagtgttATTCTGAGCAAAATATAAGATACACGTTTGAAATACCGTCGCCAAACTCCTTGGTATAAgtaatatacacttaaaaaagaaaaagacagctgggaatatgacttagtggtagagtgcttgccttgccgaaaacggccagaagtggcgctgtggtagagtgctagccttgagcaaaaagaagccaggggcagtgctcaggccctgagttcaagccccagaactgacaaaaaaaaaaaaaaaaaaaaaaagaagaagaaagaaaagaaaaagacaaaattgaGGGACTAACAAAGATGATGGGGATAAATATGGGCCATGTAGTTTATCTGCatgcatgaaaataaatgaagccaGTTGAAAGtgatttaaaaggaaaacacagctggacgctggtggctcatgcctgtaatcctagctactaaggaggctgagagttgaggatcgtagttcaaaaccatcctgggcagaaaagtccctgtgagactcttatcttcaattatcacTCATCTcaatggtgctgtgcctcaagtgatacagtggtagccttgaacacaaggaggctaagggacagcccccaagccctacaactgatccTAAAAAAGAGGTAGGAGAAACAGTGGGgctatggtggctcatgtctataatcctcgctactcaggaggctgagatctgatgggcaggaaagcccatgagactcttatctccaattaactggaagtggagctgtgctagagcactagctttgaggaaaaaagctcagggacagcactcaggcactgagttgaagcctcaggaccatcacgaaaacaaagaaaagagagaagggaggacaaGATGGAAAGTTATAGAGGGATGAGGCTGATCAGGATATATCCTATTCATGTACGgtaatatcacaatgaaacccattgTTCAACTAAtatatgataatttttttaaaatacaagccCATTTATCTTGATtccacatgtttttttttgttgttgttgtttttgtttttgtttttttggtacatCACTGACCTAGGCACCACAACCCCTGGGAGCTGACAGGGTCACGGGTACCTTGTATTCCTCCTGCTGTTTCCTGCAGTTGTGGTCATCACACTGGGGATTTGGCTTCATGGACATCGTAGGGAAGAAATCCTGCATCGCATTGTAGCCAAGGTAAAAGCTGACAGTACCAAAGTTTAACAGAAACCTaggaaaaaacccaaaaccatacACATAACAGAAATtaacttgttctctctctctctctctctttcttttccagtactgaggtctgaactctggtcctcacacttgctaggcaggcactttaactgctgagccacagctcaaccctGATAGTGTCTTGCCTCTGCTGGCTAGGCATGCGCACAAGCCATCTACATTGGGCTTCTGGGTAGGCAGAACAGGTGCCACCTACAGATACAAACACAGGTGATCTGCCACAGGCTGAGACTGTGGCCTGGGCAGGCCATGTTTGCCTTTTACAGTTTCTCAGTTGGCAGCAAACACTTCTTGTGTTTGTACACTTATTGTGTACCAGGATACTTCCTGGTACCAAGGTGTGGTTTGCAATTATACTGGAGGCTCAGGAACTGTAACTGCGCTTTTTCAAGTTGTAAGGTGAGTTAGGAACTCTCATAGACTCCTCTCTCAAAAAgaagctcacgtctgtaatccaagctactcaggaggctgaggtctgaagatcactgttcagagccagcctgggcaggaaaatctagaagaatcttatctccaattaactactaaaaagagccagaagtggagctgtggctcaagtggtagagcaccagtcctgaACAAAAAATGGCTTACAGATAGGAatgaggccctgaagtcaagtcacaggaaacagacacagacacacagacacatacacacacacacagacacacagacacacagacacacacacagacacacacacacacacacacacacacacacacacacagagtaacttGGTTATAAAGAGCTGCACTGAAACCTTTCCCCTCATTCTTGCTATGATTAAAAGTATTGTTGGTGGATATCAGTTTTGGGATACCAAAGGTACACTTCTGGCTAATGTTTAATCACATCCAGACTATTTACAGTAGGAGTTAAGCCAAGATAGTTGGAACCAGTGTGTTTATGTCTAAGTGCGCATGCGTCCACCAAGCCTGCAGAGGTTTAACTCGTTTGGTTAGTGCTTCATGAGGATAGCCATGCACCCATGCATGACACTGAGATCAACAACAGATCACAGTGTCCCAGAACACTAGATGGCCTCATGTCCTGTGACCACTGGACCTTGTGTGAATGCGTTCTAGGATGCTTGCACAGGAATAAATCACCTACTGCTACCTTTCTCATAACACATCCCTATTGCTAAGTGATGTGTGATGCAAATATACCAGTGCTGCCGGACCACTAACAACTCTCTTAAATCCACGTGCATACACCCACAGGCATATTTACATGTGCAATAttaattcattttctatttctgcaTAAACagatgtatgtgtataaataaaaAGTATGCACATGTCTTTACAACAAAAACATACACTACCATACCCTCATGTCAAATAAAAACATAGTCAACACTAAATTAAGTTTTAATGACTTAAAACTTAAATGCCAATTACAATGGTTGAAACACTTCATGAAGTGAATCCACTGTTATCAAATGCACACAGAATTATTCGGGAAGGTCGGGCCTCACTTACTTTAGCACATTTTGCACCAAGATCCCAGCAACCACCCCCATGGTGGTGGGGAGACTGGCGGCACAGACCCCTTCTCGCTTCAGCGTCTTCTCATCGATGTTCGCAGCAACTACAAGTGGTGGAGCACACTAGGtgagaaagaacgaaagaaagccatttcaaaataaagaggggggaaaaaaacatgagGTGCTCTAAATAGTACTCCATCACTTGCAagtgtatttttctctctctctctcactttttcaGCAGTtccagggtttgaacccagggatttatgcttgctagacaggtgccctATTGAGCTCTGCCACCAGAGctatttgagatagggtcttactgtTTTGCTTGGGCCAGTGACTGGACCATtatcctattttaggcttcctgtcacaactaggatgacaggcaggtggTAGCCTGTCCAGCTATTTGGTTGAAATGGAGGCTTGAAAAtgacaatcctcccaatctcagtcacctgagtagctaggattacagcagtaaACCACTCCACCAGGCTCAAGTTCATTTTTCCATTCCCCTAGAAATTAAAACATGGGATGCGTACCGCGAAACAGGCAGACTGTCCAGGAATGATGAGCTGTATGTGGCCTGAAACTGCGTTTTCGCTCACCCCAGATTCCATCCAAGTTTGTCCAAGTTCATTACATGCCTTAATGGAGAGgtgaaaacacaagaaagaaacatttttaaaagcaaagtaaATGCCTATCAATTCTGGGAAATATTAGTGCTTCCCTGAATAGATCACCACAGGCTTCCAAATATTTACTTTCAGGATAAGAGAGACGCACTGCAAACAACCCAACCACTGGCAGTGGCTGATACTAATTAGAGAAAGAGGTCAGCATTAGGAAGCACCAGGAAAGCACTGAGCCACTAGATTGAGCCACCCTCTTATTACCTGTTTTGTCaggttaagaaaaaaatctgtttctctgAAACTtcagcaataacaacaaacatgtgaatataatttaaaaagttaaaagcaaAATTCAAGAGAGaaatcaattatttatttacttttgccagtcctggggcttgaactcagggcctgggcactgtctttgagcttctcctactcaaggctagctctctaccacttaagccacaaagccacttctggatttttctgcttatgtggtattgaggaattgaaccctgggcttcatgcatgctaggcaagcactcttaccactaagccacattcccagcccccattttaaaaaactttatgaGAAATGATATTTCTCTcaaatatttatacattatatatacattcataaagTAAAAAGTTAAAACCAAAGCTGACAAAGAGCTAAGTATTATAAAGCATGCACTTACTTTAAAGCCATAAACCAGAAGAATGCACTACTTTCCCTTGGCATAAAAGACTGGGATATGATAACACACGTTGCGTTAGCAGGGTAAGTAGGACTCATAGCTATTGGCATAGTTTTTAAAGTAGGCTGAGAAAACATTGAAAGCAGATagggccagacactggtggctcacacctgtcatcctagctactcaggaggctgagatctgaggattgcagttggaagccagcccaggcaggaaagtccaataaactatcaaaaagagaaggagaaagaagaagtagCGTCAGGGCAGcaaccacaagtagagctgtggctcaaatgacagagcactgtccttgagctaaagGTGTAGCACCCAGGCCAcattgaaggcccaggactggcaaaaaaaaaaaaaaaatgttttacaaaacCAAATAAGGTTTAAATTCAGAGCTCGTTTTAGTATAGGGATCATATACTGATAGCATATCAAGGAAAACAGATGAATCTGAGTGTAACATCTTCTACAGCAATACTTACTGTATTTATTGTCATTCGAGCTTCAAAATTATCCACACAGCTAAGAACCAGATCAACAGCTTTTCCTTCTTCTAACCCACCATTGCTAGtcaaagaaaacacatttcatttggaaagggaaaaaaaaaaagtcaggatacAAAGTACATTCTAATTCTTTTACTCTTTGTTTGCATACAATGACAACAGAGCATTGAATATTAAAGATCCCAAATGTGGTCCCAGGACTATACTGGGTTGCTTAATTCATTTTCCCCAGAACAACACTGCTAAAGAAAAAGCTGCTTTGCAACGAATCTCTAATGTTTATCCCTTCTATTAAGCCATTACATACTCTTTTACACATGGGGAGAATTACCCTAGCTTTTGTATTACATTCTGAGCACCATTTCCTTGGTAGGAAGCAGACTTTTCACAAAACAAAGGGCAAGGAGACACTCAGGAGACTGCACAACTGGTGACAAAGCAGGAGAGAGAGTTGCTTTGTCTCAACTGAGTGGGGTGATGTGTGCATGAAACTGAAAAGAATATTTCTTCAAAATCTCATTCAtgcttctttctccattttttttttttttttgactgtgcttggtcaaaagtgtgtgtgtgtcaccaaTCTGCAAATAGGTGTGCTTACTCTCTATCACGTCCTGGTCCCTATCTGAATGTGGCATCAGTGATACCATAACATCTCTTCATAGCAGGACCCATTTCCCTACTGCCTTTCACAAACTTAGCAATGCCTCACTGCAAATGTAAGCAAGACGGAATGTGGTTCACCATTCCAGAAGTCTTCTAACAGCCTCAGAAGAAagccattttcagaaataaatagaATTTCAAACATAGAACCCAAAACAGAGGTTCCTTTCTTGGCTAATTACTATTTTCAgactgtgctttttaaaaatttcttgcaATACATAAAcatcacttgactttttttcttttgccagtcctgggacttgaactcagggcctgggcactgtcgctgagcttcttttgctcaaggctagcactctaccacttgagccacagcgccacttcgggctttttctctttatgtggtatggaggaatagAATCCTGAGCTtcgtgcaagctaggcaagcgctctaccactaagccacattcccagccccatcacttaattttttttcccctctttttttttttttttttaagtcagtcatggggcttgaactcaggccagggtACTGTCTCTTGAGATTTTTCACCCAcagctaactctctaccactttgagccacagctccatttcctgttttctggtctcACAGACGGGCTAGAGCTCTAacaactgagccacaccaccaaccCCCTCAATAGATTTTCTTATATTTAACTGAGTTGGACACTGTACAAAACATTCATGAATAAAAACCTTACCTTATCCTGTCCATGAAATGTTTAAAGTTTTCCACGGTGGTAATATTATAGTTATGTACTTCAAAAACAACATCAGGATTAATGTTcctaagagagaaaagaggaatgaTTATGAAGTCTACTAGTAGAAAGAGCATGAGATAACAAACAGAGCAGGGGCGCAGACGcaatcacgcctgtcatcctagctattcaggaggctgagagctgaggatcgtggtttgaagccagcctggttggCTTCAcagccagtctgtgagactcttgtctccattaaactatcaaaaaacccagaagtagacctgtggttgaagtggtaaaaCACGagcttcagggacagtacccaggctctgaattcaagccccagcactggcactgagaaataaataaacagaaaggaaatagCTTTAAGAGCTAAAGATTACTTAGCCTATGTTAGAAATGTGGAAAAATCTTAGAAATGT
Above is a genomic segment from Perognathus longimembris pacificus isolate PPM17 chromosome 26, ASM2315922v1, whole genome shotgun sequence containing:
- the Uba5 gene encoding ubiquitin-like modifier-activating enzyme 5, whose product is MAAESVERLQQRIQELERELALERSLRGLGGGGDGGAGRARIEKMSSEVVDSNPYSRLMALKRMGIVSDYEKIRTFAVAIVGVGGVGSVTAEMLTRCGIGKLLLFDYDKVELANMNRLFFQPHQAGLSKVQAAEHTLRNINPDVVFEVHNYNITTVENFKHFMDRISNGGLEEGKAVDLVLSCVDNFEARMTINTACNELGQTWMESGVSENAVSGHIQLIIPGQSACFACAPPLVVAANIDEKTLKREGVCAASLPTTMGVVAGILVQNVLKFLLNFGTVSFYLGYNAMQDFFPTMSMKPNPQCDDHNCRKQQEEYKRKAASLPTKEVVQEEEEIVHEDNEWGIELVSEISEQELKSSSGPVPDLPEGITVAYTIPKQHQASGPEVAVEDSGESLEDLMARMKNL